The genome window AACTGCTGTTTGTTGAAAAGATAGGCTGCAGACTGGCTGATTTGATCCTGCTTGACACGAATGCCCAAATAAATTATTTCTGCAAAAATATATACAATAAGCCGTCAGGCTATATGAGAGTATTTGCAGGTTCAGATGACAAAGTATTCCATCCTCAGGCAGGTTCTGTAAATGGCAAGTTTAAAGTATTATTTTGGGGTAATTACATTCCGTTGCACGGCATAGAACATATAGTGCGTGCGGCAAAAATGCTGGAGCAGGAAAAAGAAATAATATTTGAATTTATTGGAAAAGGGCAAACCTATCATGATATAGTGCAATTAACTGAGCAACTTAATACAGGGAATGTTGCTTTTTTAGATTATATTGACGAAAAACAACTTGTCAACAAAATAGCCGAAGCTGACATTTGCCTGGGTATATTCGGCGATTCTTCAAAAGCAGTTAATGTAATCCCGAATAAAGTTTTCCAGGCAATTGCGTTATGCAAACCTTTAATTACAGCAAGAACTCCTGCTACGCAAGAAATCTTCATAGATAAGGAAAGCGTAATGTTCTGTGAACCGGCCAACCCCGGTTCACTTGCTGAAAAAATTTTGGAATTAAATGGAAATCCGCAGCTTTGTGAAAAAATAGCCAAAAATGCTTATAAATTATTCAAGGAAAAGTTTACACCTGAAAAAGTAACACGGGAGCTTATAGGATGGATAAATGAACAGCATAATTAAATGCAATATTTGCGGCAATGATGGCAGGGTTCTATTTGACTTGGGAGACTACCACATAAGAAAATGTTTAAACTGCAGGTTTTCCTGGGTAGAAGAAGTGTTTGATGAAAAAATACTCAGCGGCAGGAATTATTACTGGGCTAAGGGATTTTTTATCGATAATGAGCAATTGCTGAGGGCGGGTTCAGGAAAAGAGGCGCTTCTTATAAAAAAATGCGCGGACAAAAACAATATAACAGGCAAAAGATGGCTTGATATTGGAAGCGGTTTTGCTTACCTTATTT of Elusimicrobiota bacterium contains these proteins:
- a CDS encoding glycosyltransferase, translating into MKICYFGTFDKNCLRNRVIIEGLKRNSIEVVYCHTSYSHVLWVYLKLFFKWLFLAEKKPSAIIIGETGYIITPLAKFIGIIWNKPVILDAYFSMFQTEVFDRLTTNPGSYEAWKLLFVEKIGCRLADLILLDTNAQINYFCKNIYNKPSGYMRVFAGSDDKVFHPQAGSVNGKFKVLFWGNYIPLHGIEHIVRAAKMLEQEKEIIFEFIGKGQTYHDIVQLTEQLNTGNVAFLDYIDEKQLVNKIAEADICLGIFGDSSKAVNVIPNKVFQAIALCKPLITARTPATQEIFIDKESVMFCEPANPGSLAEKILELNGNPQLCEKIAKNAYKLFKEKFTPEKVTRELIGWINEQHN